The window ATAAAAACGCAGTACCCTTTGGCGCTGATATTTATGATGAAAATAACAATAAAATTGGTTTAGTTGGACAAGGCGGTTTAGTTCATTTTAATTCTCAATCTGAACAAGGCACTGTTTTTGTTAAATGGGGTGAAGATAGTAATCAACGTTGTAAATTTGATTATCGTATCTCGGATAATAATTCTATTTCAGAATCCATTTGTTATTTCTATTGAGGTTAACATGAATATTAACCGTAAATATAAAGTTGCGTTGCTTTCAAGTTTAATGTCTACTCCTTTTGTTGCTAATGCAATTTGTACGATGGAGACTTATATTAGACCAAATCCTGCGATACATGTTGGAACATCAGATCCAGTTTCTATTTATGGTTTACAGTTTCAACCAGCAGGAACAACGTTAGCAACAAGTTATATATCAGCGGCACAAATGGCAGCAACGCATGGCTTGAGTCCTGAGCAAGTTCTATTTCGTTGTGCGGCCGCTGATGCGACTAGGATATTCGAAGGTTATTATATGTTTAGAGCATATTATTCGAATTTAACACCTGCGCAAAATATTAATGGTATTCCTTATTGGCCAATATCAGTTGTTTACGCCAATAATACTTATACTGCAACTTCAGGGGTCGATTATGAGTTTTTTTTAGGGAATGGAATTAGCGCGACGACGGCATTCCCTAACCAGCCTAATTGGTCAAAAAGAATCGGTTATGATGTTGACCCAGCAAACCCAAATTTTATTCTTGTTAAAGCAAAACATTTTTCGGGTGTGACCAACCATCAAATTCGTTCTAAAGTGCCCATCACTGCTAATGGATTTGATGCTACGATCCCAAATGAATCAAGAGCCTTTGTCTTTTTTAAAGGGCCAGGAATCAATGATACCATGGTATCGAATGGAGGGAATGGCGCTCCACATACGCCGGGATCATTTTTTAATATTGGACAAAATGCAGCCAGCACAACAGCGGTTAATTCGTGTACCGTAGAAAGAAATACGTCAAATGTGAATTTAGGGAGCCACGCTGGAAATTCGCTTCCTTCAACCCCTGTCAATTTCTCTGTGACAGTAAAATGTGATACCGGCGCTGCAAATATTCGATATGGTTTTGCTCCCGGTATGGAAAATATAAATCAAAATATTACCGATGTATTACTGCTTGATCCGAATATTGGTTCAACAGCGAAAGGTGTTGCTATTGAAATTTTAGATGCAAACACGAATAGAGTCCCTTTATTGAGTTTATCCGCAAATGGTGGGCAAATTTCAAATAATAATAATTGGAAGCCATTACCCATTCCTCCTTCGGGTACTTCAACATCGACTGTGGATGTCAATTTTTCAGCCCGTATTGTAAAACATGGTAGTGAAGAAATAACACCGGGTATTGTAAGAAGTAAAGCGACTTTTATGCTGAATCAAAATTAAAATTTTTCTTTTACTGATGAACACACTTTTATTTTGGCTTTATTTATGTATTTAAACTTATAGCATTAGGGAGGGATTGTGATGGGGCTTAAACGTATATTTTTATTAATAGGTATTACATTATTATTTTTTACGGGGCTGGCGAATGCCGCTTGTGTAAGAATGAATGGTGGTATCTCAGGTGGACCCATTATTCTTGGTTCTAAAGTGGATTTATATATTTATGGATTGGAATTTCAACCAGCAGGGACGCAACTTTATATTGAGTCATTTTCCAATGCCAATATGGCCTCTTTAATGGGAAAAACATTAGAAACCGTCGTGTTTCAATGTGATATAACGGATGCAGATAATATATTTGAAATGTATTACTTGCCTAGTGGAGCTATTGATAATGGCAACTATCTGTTTATCGCTAATGGTATTAAATATTGGGCCGTAAGGGCACCTGAATTAAGCTTTCAAATGTTTTTAGGAATGAATAAATCGGTTGATAATCAGTATGATAATAGAGTAAGTAGACGAAAAATAGGCTATGAAGTCGATCCTGTCAATAGCAATAAAATAAATATCAAAATGAAACATTTTTCAGGCGTGACCTTGGAACAAGCCCGTTCGACTGCTGCTGCCAACTCGAACTCATATACATCAATTGCAGGATTTGATCGCGGCGCAATAGGCTTTTCTGGGCCGGGTATCAATGCCGCTCAAGGGAATGCTGGGTTTCCTAGCGCTGGGAGTTATTTACCTATTCGTATGAGGCCTGTTGGGGCTCGAGTCGTATCAACATGTGGTTTGAGTGCCGTACAATCGACGGTGAATTTAGGAAGGCATTCTGCTGCTGATATTCCTTCTATTCCTGTGCCATTTTCATTTACATTAAAATGCCAAAGAGGCGCAAGAATTAGCTATGGATTTGCACCTGGGGAAGAAAATAGAGTAAAGAATGAAACGAACTATTTGTTATTAGATCCTAATTTAGGTTCAACAGCAACTGGCATAGCCATTGAAATCTTAACGTCTTCAGGGGTTCGTAATAATTTACTAAATTTAGGTGTTGTAGGAGGGCAAATTCCGGCGACTAATAATTGGACTCGCGTGCCAATTCCAACGACAGGGGCTGCAACGCATGAAGTTCAACTGAATTTTTTAGCTCGCTTTGTTCCCTACGGTGGTGTTCCAATTACACCCGGTAGAGCGAATAGCAAAATGACGATAATGTTAAATACCAATTAGTTAAGATGATGAATTATAACGATAAAATAATGTCGTCAATAGAGTTGAAAGAGTTAGCCAACTATCGCTAACTCTTTCAAAAAAATACTACGTTAATCATAAGTAATATTGAGGGTCGGTTTATTGTTAAATTGGTTATATTCCACTTTGACATAATCAGAGCTAAGTTGCTTGGCGTTCTTGAGTGAACTAGTTTTAGTCAAGTTTTTACCATTGCGATAACATTCTAGGTTAATTTGCTCACTATTTGACACGGTGACTTCACAGAGCGGTTCATAGACATAACCCACAAAGGTAATCGTGCCTCCACCTATTTTGTTTGTTGCGGCATGAGAGAAAGTGAAACTAGAAATGAGTACAGCAGTAACAGTAACAATTAAAGATAAACGTTTCATTAGCATCTACCCCCTAGTTGGAACTAGCGCTACTTTAATAACACGGATAGCGCGTTACGAATTCTCATCTCTAAGTTTAGTTCAGTTACGAGTAAAAAATATGACATGTACTAAAGAAACATCGATTTTCTTTAGCATATTTTGTTTTTGAGTGATTTCTAACCGAGATAGGCAGGCGGGAGTGATATATAAAAATTCGTAAAATGAATCTTAATTGGATTTTTAATCTGTATGTATCCCGTATTTAGTGGGTTTGACGAGGCTTGGTGGGCGGTTTTTGCTTTTATATTTGGGCGTAAATATTCAGTGATAAAAGTTATTGATGACAACATTTTGAGTATTAAATAGAAACCGCCCAAATTTTATCATTTTTGAATCCCTTGGTGTTGGTTGGCATTGCAAAGTTGTAGCGATTTAATGTAGAAGGTGATTAGCCCCTATTTATAACAAATAGGGGCATTTTTTATTATCGTTTTATAATGAATTACTTGAAGATTTTGAAGCGTTCTTCATCATCCATAAAGTCTTTATCACCTGCTGGGGCATTGATTGAACCAAATACCATTTGAGCACGTAATACCCAGCTATCCGGTGTTCCCCATTCTTTTTGAACTTGGTTATCAATTAATGGGTTATAGTGCTGTAGTGATGCACCGACATTTTCTTGTGCTAATGCCGTCCAGACCGCAAATTGCGCAATACCACTTGCTTGTTCAGACCAAATAGGGAAGTTGTCAGCGTAGAGTGGGAACTGCTCTTGCAGGCTTTTAACGACATCCATATCTTCAAAGAATAAAATAGAGCCAGCACCCGCAGCGAAACTGTCTATTTTTTGTTCTGTTGCCGCGAAAGCTTTTTCAGGAACAATTGTACGCAAGATTTCTTTGGTGAGATTCCACAATTTTTTATGCTCTGCACCAAATAAAATGACGACACGTGATGTTTGAGAGTTAAAAGAAGAAGGTGAATGTTTCACTGCTTCTTTAATTAATTTTGTAACGTGTTCCTCAGAAACAGGTAATGCATCGCCGAGGTTGTAAATAGTACGGCGGTTTTTAATCATTTCGATAAATGCATTTGACATTTGAGTCTCCTAGCTATTTGTTAGCGCACGGCATTATATTAAACGTTTCAGAAGCCGTTATTCGTTAGTTGAGTATTACTATAGCGTTGTGGCGAAAAAATCATAGAAAAAAAAATTAACGATAAGGTTCAAATTTTTCGCTCTAGTGTATGCTGGATTAATGATGTTTTAAATCAATATGATATGTTTTGTTGCTTTGGTTTGAAACCCTATTTTGGAGAGTGCTTTGAATGTTCGGTGAGTGAAATTGAAAGAGGTTTATGCCGTCAGGAATAGGTATAACCATATGTAATCTATCGTTATACCTGACATTTTTTATTTGAGAGTAGATAAAGGCTGAACAATTTGTATTTTTGTGCCACCAAAATTGTCCTGAATATAATTTTTAACCGCGTCGGTATGATAAAGTTCAGCTAGTTTATTAAAGGCTGGGTTATCTTTATTTTCTGTTTTAACGACGAGTACATTGATCATATTGTTAATACTACCATCATTTTGTTCTCTAAATAATGAATCTTTAAGTGCATTTAAGCCACCTTCTTGTGCAGCGGTATTTCCAATAACAGCAATATCGACATCAGGTAATGCTCGTGGACCATGAGCATACTTAATTTGTTTAAATTCGAGTTGTTTAGGATTTTCAACAATATCATTAACTGACCCTGTGGCTTGGTTAAAGTCTGGTTTTAATGTAATAAGTTGAGATTTTTGCAACAATAATAATGCTCTAGCATGATTTGCAGTATCATTGGGAATTGCAACTAATGCTTTATTAGGTATCTCTTCTAGCGTTTTATATTTCGAGGAATAAATGGCCATAGGTTCAAAGTAAGTAGTTGTAATCGCCGCGAGTTGATGGTGGTGATTTTGATTGAAATCTTTTAAAAATCCCCAAGATTGAAAGGCATTAACATCAACATCGCCATCAATAGTCGCTATATTCAGTGTGACACCATCATCTATAATCTTAACATCGATATCTAATCCCGCATCTTTAGCTGCCTGAGATTGAGCGATAAATCGCCAAATATCAGCATCGCTTCCATGGCTACCAATAATGATTTTTTGCTTCTCTTGTGAATTCGTTTTATCAGTTTCTGTCGTTTTATTTTCATCTGAACAAGCACTCATGATGGCAACAGAAAATGTTAACAACAATACAGCGAGCTTTTTCATTTTTTTACCCTATTCGTTATTTATTTCTTTATCTAATCAGAATAAATAAGTGTTTTTGAAATAACATTTTATAAAAATAAACAACTTTTAGTTATATGAAATTAATTAAGATAGGTTATATCGATATGTTTTTAAGTTATTTTTAGCCTTTTTTATATATGGTATTTATTTATATCAGTGTGGATGAAAAAACCACTATTATGATAATTAAATATTAATAGGAATTATTATGTCATCATATCAATTACCCATTATCGATCTTCGTGAGTTAGATAATCCGGAAACACAAAAACATTTTTATCAAAAGCTACGTTTTATCGCTCGTGAAATAGGCTTTTTTTATCTTGTTGGTCACGCTATTCCAGTCGAACAACGAGAGGATTTGCTTGTTAATATGAAACGGTTTTTTGCCTTACCGAAAACAGAAAAAGACAAGATAAACATGAGCCACTCAAGGCATTTTCGTGGTTATACGGCCTCAACGCAGGAGAATACCCGAAACCA of the Providencia stuartii genome contains:
- a CDS encoding fimbrial protein — its product is MGLKRIFLLIGITLLFFTGLANAACVRMNGGISGGPIILGSKVDLYIYGLEFQPAGTQLYIESFSNANMASLMGKTLETVVFQCDITDADNIFEMYYLPSGAIDNGNYLFIANGIKYWAVRAPELSFQMFLGMNKSVDNQYDNRVSRRKIGYEVDPVNSNKINIKMKHFSGVTLEQARSTAAANSNSYTSIAGFDRGAIGFSGPGINAAQGNAGFPSAGSYLPIRMRPVGARVVSTCGLSAVQSTVNLGRHSAADIPSIPVPFSFTLKCQRGARISYGFAPGEENRVKNETNYLLLDPNLGSTATGIAIEILTSSGVRNNLLNLGVVGGQIPATNNWTRVPIPTTGAATHEVQLNFLARFVPYGGVPITPGRANSKMTIMLNTN
- a CDS encoding MetQ/NlpA family ABC transporter substrate-binding protein, with amino-acid sequence MKKLAVLLLTFSVAIMSACSDENKTTETDKTNSQEKQKIIIGSHGSDADIWRFIAQSQAAKDAGLDIDVKIIDDGVTLNIATIDGDVDVNAFQSWGFLKDFNQNHHHQLAAITTTYFEPMAIYSSKYKTLEEIPNKALVAIPNDTANHARALLLLQKSQLITLKPDFNQATGSVNDIVENPKQLEFKQIKYAHGPRALPDVDIAVIGNTAAQEGGLNALKDSLFREQNDGSINNMINVLVVKTENKDNPAFNKLAELYHTDAVKNYIQDNFGGTKIQIVQPLSTLK
- a CDS encoding nitroreductase family protein — its product is MSNAFIEMIKNRRTIYNLGDALPVSEEHVTKLIKEAVKHSPSSFNSQTSRVVILFGAEHKKLWNLTKEILRTIVPEKAFAATEQKIDSFAAGAGSILFFEDMDVVKSLQEQFPLYADNFPIWSEQASGIAQFAVWTALAQENVGASLQHYNPLIDNQVQKEWGTPDSWVLRAQMVFGSINAPAGDKDFMDDEERFKIFK
- a CDS encoding fimbrial protein, which gives rise to MNINRKYKVALLSSLMSTPFVANAICTMETYIRPNPAIHVGTSDPVSIYGLQFQPAGTTLATSYISAAQMAATHGLSPEQVLFRCAAADATRIFEGYYMFRAYYSNLTPAQNINGIPYWPISVVYANNTYTATSGVDYEFFLGNGISATTAFPNQPNWSKRIGYDVDPANPNFILVKAKHFSGVTNHQIRSKVPITANGFDATIPNESRAFVFFKGPGINDTMVSNGGNGAPHTPGSFFNIGQNAASTTAVNSCTVERNTSNVNLGSHAGNSLPSTPVNFSVTVKCDTGAANIRYGFAPGMENINQNITDVLLLDPNIGSTAKGVAIEILDANTNRVPLLSLSANGGQISNNNNWKPLPIPPSGTSTSTVDVNFSARIVKHGSEEITPGIVRSKATFMLNQN